In Marinobacter sp. LQ44, the following are encoded in one genomic region:
- the acnA gene encoding aconitate hydratase AcnA yields MSNTSLSKDSLNTLSTLSAGGKTYHYYSLPKAADTLGDLNRLPFSLKVLMENLLRNEDDTTVDRSHIDAMVQWLKDRSSDTEIQFRPARVLMQDFTGVPGVVDLAAMREAVKQAGKDPALINPLSPVDLVIDHSVMVDKFGNPSAFKDNVAIEMERNQERYEFLRWGQQAFDNFRVVPPGTGICHQVNLEYLGKTVWQKEVDGKTIAYPDTLVGTDSHTTMINGLGILGWGVGGIEAEAAMLGQPVSMLIPEVVGFKITGKLREGITATDLVLTVVEMLRKKGVVGKFVEFYGDGLKDMPVADRATIANMAPEYGATCGFFPVDDQTLTYMRLTGRDEELLDLVEAYAKAQGLWREPGHEPVYTDTLELDMGDVEASLAGPKRPQDRVALKNMKASFELLMETAEGPAQNQESKLASEGGQTAVGVDNSYEHPASQPLEMNGEKTRLDPGAVVIAAITSCTNTSNPSVMMAAGLIAKKAVERGLKTKPWVKTSLAPGSKVVTEYLNVAGLQDDLNQLGFNLVGYGCTTCIGNSGPLPDAVEKAINEGDLTVASVLSGNRNFEGRVHPLVKTNWLASPPLVVAYALAGNVRLDLSKDPLGTDKNGKPVYLNDLWPSQAEIAEAVEKVKTDMFRKEYGEVFEGDDIWKSIKVPESKVYEWSNKSTYIQHPPFFEGMGEQPEPIENIKDANILALLGDSVTTDHISPAGSFKADTPAGKYLQEHGVEQKDFNSYGSRRGNHEVMMRGTFANVRIRNEMLDGVEGGFTRFVPTGEQMAIYDAAMKYQEQGTPLVVIAGKEYGTGSSRDWAAKGTRLLGVRAVVAESYERIHRSNLIGMGVMPLQFPERTDRKSLKLTGEETISIEGLSGEIKPGQTLTMTVTYKDDSTKSCELKSRIDTANEAVYFQHGGILHYVVREMLKSA; encoded by the coding sequence ATGTCGAACACCTCACTGAGCAAAGACAGCCTGAATACCCTCTCCACCCTGAGCGCGGGTGGCAAGACCTACCATTATTACAGTCTGCCCAAGGCGGCCGACACCCTGGGCGATCTCAACCGCCTGCCGTTCTCGCTGAAAGTCCTGATGGAAAATCTGCTGCGTAACGAGGACGACACCACGGTTGACCGCTCCCACATTGACGCCATGGTGCAATGGCTGAAAGACCGCAGCTCAGACACCGAGATTCAGTTCCGCCCAGCCCGGGTGTTGATGCAGGATTTCACTGGCGTGCCCGGCGTGGTGGATCTGGCGGCCATGCGCGAGGCGGTAAAACAGGCCGGCAAAGACCCGGCCCTGATCAACCCGTTGTCACCGGTGGATCTGGTGATTGACCACTCGGTGATGGTGGACAAGTTCGGCAATCCGTCGGCCTTTAAGGATAACGTCGCCATCGAGATGGAGCGTAACCAGGAGCGCTATGAATTCCTGCGCTGGGGCCAGCAGGCCTTCGACAACTTCCGCGTGGTGCCACCGGGCACCGGTATTTGCCACCAGGTGAACCTGGAGTATCTGGGTAAGACCGTGTGGCAGAAAGAGGTGGACGGCAAAACCATCGCCTACCCGGATACCCTGGTGGGCACCGACTCTCACACCACCATGATCAACGGCCTCGGCATTCTCGGCTGGGGCGTTGGAGGTATTGAAGCGGAAGCTGCCATGCTGGGCCAACCGGTATCGATGCTCATTCCCGAAGTGGTGGGCTTCAAGATCACCGGCAAGTTGCGCGAAGGCATCACTGCCACCGACCTGGTGTTAACCGTGGTGGAAATGCTGCGCAAGAAAGGCGTGGTGGGTAAGTTCGTGGAGTTTTACGGCGACGGTCTGAAAGACATGCCGGTGGCGGACCGGGCCACCATCGCTAACATGGCGCCGGAATACGGGGCCACCTGCGGCTTCTTCCCGGTGGACGATCAGACCCTTACCTATATGCGCCTGACCGGTCGCGATGAAGAATTGCTGGATCTGGTGGAAGCCTACGCCAAGGCGCAGGGCCTGTGGCGGGAGCCGGGGCACGAACCGGTATACACCGACACCCTGGAGCTGGATATGGGCGATGTGGAAGCCAGCCTTGCTGGACCGAAGCGTCCCCAGGACCGGGTGGCCCTGAAAAATATGAAAGCGTCATTCGAGCTGCTGATGGAAACCGCCGAAGGTCCGGCGCAGAATCAGGAGAGCAAGTTGGCATCGGAGGGCGGCCAGACCGCAGTAGGTGTGGATAACAGCTACGAACACCCGGCCAGCCAGCCACTGGAAATGAATGGCGAGAAAACCCGGCTCGATCCGGGTGCGGTGGTGATCGCGGCGATTACCTCCTGTACCAACACTTCCAATCCCAGTGTGATGATGGCCGCCGGCCTGATTGCCAAAAAGGCGGTGGAGAGGGGCCTTAAAACCAAACCCTGGGTGAAAACTTCACTGGCGCCGGGCTCCAAGGTGGTCACCGAGTACCTGAACGTGGCTGGCCTTCAGGACGACCTGAATCAACTGGGTTTCAACCTGGTGGGTTATGGCTGCACCACCTGCATCGGTAACTCCGGCCCGTTGCCGGATGCCGTTGAGAAAGCCATCAACGAGGGAGATCTCACTGTCGCCTCGGTGCTGTCCGGAAACCGGAACTTTGAGGGCCGGGTACATCCACTGGTTAAGACCAACTGGCTGGCGTCGCCGCCCCTCGTGGTTGCTTATGCGCTCGCCGGAAACGTGCGGCTGGATCTGAGTAAAGACCCCCTGGGGACTGACAAAAACGGCAAACCGGTGTACCTGAATGACCTCTGGCCCAGTCAGGCGGAAATCGCCGAGGCGGTCGAGAAGGTCAAAACCGACATGTTCCGCAAGGAATACGGCGAGGTATTCGAGGGCGACGACATCTGGAAGTCCATCAAGGTGCCGGAAAGCAAGGTGTATGAATGGAGCAACAAGTCCACCTATATCCAGCATCCGCCGTTTTTCGAAGGCATGGGCGAGCAGCCCGAGCCCATCGAGAACATCAAGGATGCCAACATCCTGGCCCTGCTGGGAGATTCTGTCACCACTGACCACATCTCCCCGGCCGGCTCCTTCAAGGCCGATACCCCTGCTGGCAAATACCTGCAGGAACACGGCGTGGAACAAAAAGACTTCAACTCCTACGGCTCCCGCCGGGGTAACCACGAGGTGATGATGCGTGGCACCTTCGCCAACGTGCGTATCCGAAACGAGATGCTCGATGGTGTGGAAGGCGGTTTCACCAGGTTTGTGCCTACCGGCGAGCAGATGGCCATCTACGATGCCGCCATGAAGTACCAGGAGCAGGGCACGCCGCTGGTGGTGATCGCCGGCAAGGAATATGGCACTGGCTCAAGCCGGGACTGGGCCGCCAAAGGCACCCGACTGCTGGGCGTCAGAGCCGTGGTCGCGGAATCCTACGAGCGCATCCATCGCTCCAACCTGATCGGCATGGGTGTGATGCCCCTGCAGTTTCCGGAGCGCACGGATCGCAAGAGCCTGAAACTGACCGGTGAGGAAACCATCAGCATCGAAGGGTTGTCGGGCGAGATCAAGCCGGGGCAGACCCTGACCATGACGGTGACCTACAAGGATGACTCCACCAAGAGCTGTGAGCTGAAATCACGGATTGATACTGCTAACGAGGCGGTGTATTTCCAGCATGGTGGGATTCTGCACTATGTGGTTCGGGAAATGCTGAAGAGCGCCTGA
- a CDS encoding GAF domain-containing protein → MRTPDRPQNEALRLSALEATQLLDTPPEERFDRITRLAARTFAVPICLVSLIDRDRQWFKSCYGLGVRETARDISFCGHAILGADTFVVENALEDERFLDNPLVTGEPDIRFYAGAPLEDRNGFRLGTLCLIDRTPRTFSSDDQRTLRDFAQLVEREFQYQELGTYYAERTQALNILNDISLDSSGSVSERIERALVIATQYLKMDTAIVSNITGGVYTVLWHHERHRTSLENGTTFPLEQTYCSLLAAHASVLAIDHMARSHFNKHPCYRQFRLESYLAAPVWIDDELFGTLNFSSSTPRRPGFTETEKTFVNLLGCWVADIIQQQKHTEVLDKLVANAPGMLYQYRLWPDGHSTFPYTSGGIQAIYRVTAEQAAKDASPVFERIHPDDLPIVANSIRSSAENLTPWIQKYRIRWQDDGWHWVEGKAQPERLPDDSVLWHGYIVDIDERHKIEEMKSQFISTVSHELRTPLTSIAGSLGLINSGSLGPLPEKAQQMVSIALRNTEQLKHLINDLLDIEKLVSGRMPMHPAKQPVVPVIEESIERLAPYLESRQIQVFHQQDHPDKTAWFDPQRLSQALNNLLSNAAKFSEAGANIKVSTRLLPDHVRILVTDQGTGIPDSFRASIFQKFAQADSSSTRGRQGTGLGLAITREIMVQMGGSVDFESTEGEGATFWLEIPLEPPEPSESS, encoded by the coding sequence ATGAGAACGCCGGACCGGCCGCAAAACGAAGCTTTACGGCTGTCTGCCCTGGAAGCAACTCAGCTACTGGACACACCGCCAGAAGAACGATTTGATCGAATTACAAGGCTCGCGGCCAGGACCTTTGCTGTACCCATATGCCTGGTCTCCCTAATTGACAGGGATCGCCAGTGGTTCAAATCCTGCTACGGCCTCGGCGTTCGCGAGACGGCCCGCGACATTTCCTTCTGTGGCCATGCAATCCTCGGCGCCGATACTTTTGTCGTTGAAAATGCACTGGAGGACGAAAGATTTTTAGACAACCCCTTGGTCACCGGCGAGCCCGATATCCGCTTCTACGCCGGCGCACCACTGGAGGACCGGAATGGGTTTCGATTAGGCACCTTGTGCCTGATCGACAGGACGCCGAGAACTTTTTCCAGCGACGATCAGAGGACGCTGCGCGATTTTGCTCAACTGGTCGAGCGGGAATTTCAGTATCAGGAGCTCGGGACCTACTATGCGGAGAGAACCCAGGCACTGAATATCCTGAATGATATTTCTCTGGATTCCAGCGGTAGCGTCTCTGAGCGAATCGAACGCGCTCTTGTCATTGCGACTCAATATCTCAAAATGGATACCGCCATTGTCAGCAACATCACTGGCGGCGTTTACACGGTCCTGTGGCACCATGAGCGTCACCGGACTTCTCTGGAAAATGGCACGACCTTCCCACTGGAACAAACCTACTGCTCACTTCTGGCGGCCCACGCCAGTGTTCTCGCCATTGATCATATGGCACGCTCCCACTTCAACAAACACCCCTGTTACCGGCAATTCCGGCTCGAAAGCTATCTGGCTGCGCCGGTGTGGATTGATGATGAACTGTTCGGCACGCTGAACTTCTCCTCAAGCACCCCACGCCGCCCTGGATTTACGGAAACGGAAAAGACTTTCGTCAACCTTCTTGGTTGCTGGGTTGCCGATATTATTCAGCAGCAAAAGCACACTGAAGTCCTCGACAAACTGGTCGCGAACGCGCCGGGCATGCTTTATCAATACCGCTTGTGGCCCGACGGCCATAGCACCTTTCCCTATACCAGTGGCGGGATCCAGGCCATTTACCGGGTCACCGCAGAGCAGGCTGCAAAAGATGCTTCGCCGGTGTTTGAACGTATTCACCCGGACGACTTGCCCATCGTCGCCAATTCGATACGGTCATCGGCGGAGAATTTGACCCCATGGATACAGAAATACCGTATTCGCTGGCAAGACGATGGTTGGCACTGGGTTGAGGGCAAAGCTCAGCCCGAACGACTGCCCGATGACAGCGTACTATGGCACGGATATATTGTGGATATTGATGAGCGCCACAAAATCGAGGAAATGAAGAGTCAGTTCATTTCCACGGTAAGCCATGAGCTTCGCACACCCCTGACCTCGATTGCCGGTTCGCTGGGCCTTATCAATAGCGGCTCTCTGGGCCCTTTGCCCGAGAAAGCTCAGCAAATGGTGTCTATTGCCCTTAGAAACACCGAACAACTCAAACACCTGATCAATGATTTGCTCGACATTGAAAAACTGGTATCCGGCCGCATGCCCATGCACCCAGCCAAACAACCTGTCGTCCCGGTTATTGAGGAATCGATCGAGCGCCTGGCGCCTTACCTGGAAAGCCGGCAGATACAGGTTTTCCACCAGCAGGATCACCCGGATAAAACGGCCTGGTTCGATCCCCAACGCCTCAGCCAGGCGCTGAATAATCTGCTCTCTAACGCCGCCAAGTTTTCAGAGGCGGGTGCTAACATAAAGGTTTCTACCAGACTACTCCCTGATCATGTCAGAATCTTGGTCACAGACCAGGGCACTGGCATTCCCGACAGCTTCCGGGCAAGCATTTTCCAGAAATTTGCCCAGGCCGACAGCTCCAGTACAAGGGGCAGGCAAGGCACGGGTTTGGGACTGGCCATCACTCGAGAGATCATGGTTCAGATGGGTGGCAGTGTGGATTTCGAATCTACTGAGGGCGAAGGGGCAACTTTCTGGCTTGAAATACCGCTGGAGCCACCTGAACCCTCAGAATCGTCATGA
- a CDS encoding sensor histidine kinase: MRTLSLNARVVLITSSSIVISVALILFIAYDRLVRDFEQVLTERQALQTSAVATRVNEELTIRLNALGAFASVLTEGGSLLPLSQLETMLGRQPTLERLFGGGLLVFDDQSVAIAESRFVPNRLGTSYADRPHFKRAVQARTPIVSRPIVGRTTGLPLLSFLAPIESGNGDLLGLAGGTINLAEAGILPQDIKTDEGTILKVLDTGNFIQVDALQKDQPAPDLPNPGEDPLIDAALSGIPFGVVTDLSGQRWVYSTRHLERLGWVFLSAAPYERAIQPARASFRSFLWISIFAMLPLLFVTYVVSMAATRQLGNMSGKIKRMTEDSSSAQRLATKGPAETQNLAKAFNTLMEEREALDLMKNQFVSNVSHELRTPLTSINGALKLLQSGSAGELPPKASVMVELALRNGQQLQSLITDLLDFEKAIAGKLSVQICSINLNAAIEATCTGNQPMAAHYATKLVAKPDDRLSVFADPARLRQVLDNFISNAIKHSPAGGTVTVRASSKASGVVRITVSDQGSGVPEDFLPQLFHRFAQAEAGSNRAKAGTGLGLAICRELAHLMSGEVGYTYSNGAHFWLELPEADHQGKEHL; the protein is encoded by the coding sequence TTGCGAACTCTAAGCCTCAATGCCCGTGTTGTCCTGATTACCAGCTCAAGCATTGTTATCAGCGTAGCTCTGATTCTTTTTATTGCCTACGACAGACTGGTGCGCGATTTCGAGCAGGTACTTACGGAGCGCCAGGCGCTGCAAACATCGGCAGTGGCCACTAGGGTAAACGAGGAATTGACCATACGCTTGAACGCATTGGGCGCATTTGCCAGCGTGCTAACTGAAGGCGGCAGCCTGTTACCCTTATCGCAACTCGAGACGATGCTGGGGCGCCAACCCACCCTGGAAAGGCTGTTTGGCGGCGGGCTACTGGTTTTTGATGACCAGAGCGTCGCCATCGCTGAGAGCCGTTTTGTACCCAATCGGTTAGGCACCTCCTACGCTGATCGCCCCCATTTCAAACGGGCCGTACAAGCCCGCACGCCGATCGTCAGCCGGCCAATTGTTGGACGAACAACCGGCTTGCCCCTGTTGTCGTTTCTCGCTCCGATTGAAAGTGGTAATGGCGACTTACTCGGGCTGGCCGGGGGCACCATCAACTTGGCAGAGGCAGGCATCCTTCCTCAAGATATCAAGACTGATGAAGGCACCATCCTCAAGGTGTTGGATACAGGAAACTTTATTCAGGTAGACGCCCTGCAGAAGGACCAACCGGCACCCGACCTACCTAACCCAGGTGAAGACCCTCTGATTGACGCCGCATTGTCAGGCATCCCCTTCGGTGTGGTTACGGATCTTTCCGGGCAACGATGGGTATACAGCACCCGACATCTGGAACGGCTCGGCTGGGTATTTTTGAGTGCGGCACCTTATGAGCGGGCTATTCAGCCCGCCCGGGCTTCCTTTCGCAGCTTTCTCTGGATCAGTATATTCGCAATGCTTCCATTGCTGTTTGTAACCTATGTTGTGTCCATGGCAGCCACCCGGCAACTGGGTAACATGTCCGGAAAAATAAAAAGGATGACGGAAGACAGCTCTTCTGCCCAGCGGCTGGCCACCAAAGGGCCCGCAGAAACCCAAAATCTGGCAAAAGCGTTCAACACCCTGATGGAAGAGCGAGAAGCGCTGGACCTTATGAAAAACCAGTTTGTGTCAAATGTCAGTCATGAACTGCGCACGCCGCTGACGTCTATCAATGGCGCTCTAAAGCTATTGCAATCCGGCTCTGCCGGCGAGTTGCCACCCAAAGCCTCAGTGATGGTTGAGCTGGCCTTGCGTAATGGTCAGCAGCTGCAGTCACTGATTACCGACCTTCTGGACTTTGAAAAGGCTATCGCCGGCAAGCTCAGTGTGCAGATATGCAGCATTAACCTGAACGCAGCCATAGAGGCGACCTGCACCGGTAACCAGCCAATGGCCGCTCATTACGCCACAAAACTCGTTGCTAAACCCGATGACAGGCTCAGCGTTTTTGCGGATCCGGCCCGGCTACGCCAAGTCCTTGATAACTTTATCAGTAATGCCATAAAACACTCCCCGGCTGGCGGCACTGTTACTGTCAGAGCAAGCTCCAAAGCCTCCGGGGTTGTTCGCATTACGGTTTCAGATCAGGGCTCTGGCGTTCCCGAGGACTTCTTACCCCAACTCTTCCACCGATTCGCCCAGGCAGAAGCCGGTTCCAATCGTGCCAAAGCCGGCACCGGATTAGGGCTTGCCATATGCCGGGAACTTGCCCATTTGATGTCCGGTGAGGTGGGCTACACTTACTCAAATGGCGCCCACTTCTGGCTAGAGCTTCCTGAAGCTGATCACCAGGGCAAGGAGCATTTATGA
- a CDS encoding diguanylate cyclase, with the protein MDKIAVDHLQERLRLLQERFLERARDDIETLSGLASLIDQQQLSQSELEKCYQLLHRMAGSAGTFGFPELGRAARAIENQMEACRESVVDSSANTDDSVSISVELADELRQLARLLENAPEMASASGAQAGAPAAADSYDGAHGMQVNVTALGRNIDYLADLVKSLAVYGFFCESVSIDCLNDVANRLTERSNASILLCLDSELGEVMEFREHYLPKAEHRRFPVVCVGQENSFETLYRVAEQGATAYFCEPLDMLELAERIESLALERGSRPQGRVLIVDDDLELGEHYCLVLKQAGIIARLVSAPDDLMSELSAFEPDLVLMDVQLRDYSGVTLARLIRYEPRWLGLPIVYLSSEDNPENQLDALSKGADEFLVKPVTDDYLVRSVRIRCYRARQLSDLMNRDSLTGLLKHSLIKQEVDRELARCRRAGHTSCVVMLDLDHFKRVNDTWGHGQGDMVIRTLANLLRNRLRESDVIGRYGGEEFLLILPDCEPALAVTLIEAIGKSFAELVFWAGDDSFQVTLSAGVALINDFPVSDQAIEAADKALYQRKRGGRNGVTLYDPSPVGMTS; encoded by the coding sequence TTGGATAAGATAGCCGTTGATCATTTGCAGGAACGTCTGAGGCTCCTGCAGGAACGGTTTTTGGAGCGTGCCCGGGACGACATTGAGACGCTGTCGGGATTGGCAAGCTTGATCGATCAGCAACAGCTGTCTCAGTCTGAGCTGGAAAAGTGTTATCAGTTGTTGCACCGGATGGCGGGCTCTGCGGGGACCTTCGGTTTTCCGGAACTCGGGCGGGCGGCCAGAGCCATAGAAAACCAGATGGAGGCGTGCCGTGAGTCCGTGGTCGATAGCAGTGCAAATACGGATGACTCGGTTTCTATTTCTGTGGAACTTGCCGATGAACTTCGACAACTGGCCAGACTACTTGAGAACGCTCCTGAAATGGCCTCTGCTTCGGGCGCACAGGCCGGGGCTCCAGCCGCGGCGGATTCATACGATGGGGCCCATGGCATGCAGGTCAATGTCACGGCCCTCGGGCGTAACATTGATTATCTGGCCGACCTGGTTAAATCGTTGGCCGTCTACGGTTTTTTCTGTGAATCGGTCTCTATTGATTGCCTGAACGACGTTGCTAACCGACTGACAGAGCGCAGCAACGCCTCAATCCTGCTGTGTTTGGATTCAGAGCTGGGTGAGGTCATGGAGTTTCGTGAGCATTATCTACCTAAAGCCGAGCATCGCAGATTCCCGGTGGTATGTGTTGGCCAAGAGAACTCGTTTGAGACGTTGTATCGGGTCGCAGAACAAGGGGCAACTGCCTATTTCTGCGAGCCGCTGGACATGCTGGAGCTGGCAGAACGGATCGAGTCACTGGCGTTGGAACGAGGTTCCCGTCCCCAGGGCCGGGTGTTGATCGTTGATGATGATCTGGAGCTGGGAGAGCACTATTGCCTGGTGCTCAAGCAGGCTGGCATCATTGCTCGCTTGGTTTCTGCCCCGGACGACTTGATGTCGGAACTGTCGGCGTTTGAGCCAGACCTTGTTCTAATGGATGTTCAGCTACGGGACTATTCAGGCGTTACGCTTGCCAGGCTGATACGTTACGAGCCGCGCTGGCTGGGTTTGCCAATTGTGTATTTGTCATCGGAAGATAATCCTGAAAACCAGCTGGATGCGCTGTCCAAAGGCGCCGATGAGTTCCTGGTGAAGCCGGTCACAGATGATTACCTGGTCCGGTCGGTGCGAATTCGTTGTTACCGCGCCCGCCAGTTATCGGATCTGATGAATCGTGACAGTCTCACCGGGCTGCTCAAACACTCCCTGATCAAGCAGGAAGTCGACCGAGAGCTGGCCCGCTGTCGTCGTGCTGGTCACACTTCGTGTGTGGTGATGCTGGATCTGGACCACTTCAAGCGGGTAAATGATACCTGGGGGCATGGCCAGGGAGATATGGTCATTCGTACCCTGGCCAATCTGTTGCGCAACCGACTGCGCGAGTCTGATGTAATCGGGCGTTATGGTGGCGAAGAGTTTCTGTTGATTCTGCCCGATTGTGAGCCGGCGTTGGCGGTGACACTCATCGAAGCCATAGGTAAGAGTTTTGCCGAACTCGTGTTCTGGGCAGGGGATGACAGTTTTCAGGTTACCCTGAGTGCTGGCGTCGCGTTAATCAACGATTTTCCTGTTTCCGATCAAGCCATCGAGGCGGCTGATAAGGCACTCTACCAACGAAAACGGGGTGGGCGTAATGGTGTGACGCTCTATGATCCGTCTCCTGTTGGAATGACATCTTGA
- a CDS encoding response regulator, translating into MASVPEASLNKILYVEDDPDIRAIAELALQDVGGFNAALCSSGQQALQVAPEFGPDLILLDVMMPEMDGPETMRRLRALDATRSTPVIFMTARIQSAEIQEYLALGAIGVIPKPFDPMTLADDIHRIVKENTQGA; encoded by the coding sequence ATGGCGTCCGTTCCTGAGGCATCGCTGAACAAAATCCTGTACGTGGAAGATGACCCAGATATCCGGGCCATTGCCGAACTGGCATTGCAGGATGTGGGTGGATTTAACGCAGCACTTTGCAGTTCCGGGCAACAAGCTCTGCAGGTGGCTCCTGAGTTCGGGCCGGATCTGATTCTTCTGGACGTGATGATGCCCGAAATGGATGGTCCTGAAACCATGCGGAGATTAAGGGCTTTGGACGCGACACGATCCACACCGGTGATTTTCATGACCGCCCGTATTCAAAGCGCTGAAATTCAAGAATACCTGGCATTGGGGGCCATCGGTGTTATTCCCAAACCCTTTGACCCGATGACGCTCGCGGATGATATTCATCGAATAGTGAAAGAAAATACGCAAGGGGCATGA
- a CDS encoding DUF2288 domain-containing protein → MSSSESPDEIKARLNLETSRIHWHELQTYYARGQVVRVAPDLDLLDVAVQLTADNKVQFEHWMAGGQVGEVAPDLARAWYDRNAELWAVVIAPWVLVQDRSGQGLH, encoded by the coding sequence ATGTCTTCTTCTGAATCCCCTGACGAAATCAAAGCACGACTGAACCTGGAAACCTCCCGTATTCACTGGCACGAGCTGCAAACCTATTATGCCCGTGGCCAGGTGGTGCGTGTGGCTCCTGATCTGGATTTGTTGGACGTGGCGGTTCAACTGACTGCCGATAACAAGGTGCAGTTCGAGCACTGGATGGCTGGCGGGCAGGTGGGGGAAGTGGCTCCTGATCTCGCCCGCGCCTGGTACGATCGCAATGCCGAACTCTGGGCCGTGGTGATTGCCCCCTGGGTGCTGGTTCAGGACCGCTCTGGCCAGGGCCTGCATTGA
- a CDS encoding lysine exporter LysO family protein: protein MLTGALLVLAPLFLGFAIALSNRRLMTAIHYTVEALVYFILALLGLGLGQMDGLLDQLGTMAAQVVGLVMVLLVANMVGLWLFHRWQPMSTGEEAGQERPSYRRLFLAGLKPLLAVVAGALVGYFLLPQLPLVDDVATWALMLLLFFIGLQLRNAGLSLRKLLMNRQGLGIALALASSSLLAGLVLIPWLDVPWHQSLALASGFGWYSLSGIVIGDALGPAWGGVAFLNDVLREIIALAIIPLVIGSRPAMAIGYGGATAMDFTLPVIRSSGGLACVPVAIASGFLLSFLSPVLMGIFLALG, encoded by the coding sequence ATGCTGACCGGTGCGTTGCTTGTTCTGGCGCCTTTGTTCCTGGGTTTTGCCATAGCGCTCTCTAATCGCCGTCTGATGACGGCCATACACTACACCGTGGAAGCCCTGGTCTATTTCATTCTGGCGCTGCTGGGTCTGGGCCTTGGTCAGATGGATGGCCTGCTGGACCAGTTAGGCACCATGGCTGCCCAGGTGGTGGGGTTGGTGATGGTGCTACTGGTGGCCAATATGGTGGGCCTGTGGTTGTTCCACCGCTGGCAGCCGATGTCCACGGGAGAAGAGGCGGGGCAGGAGAGGCCGAGTTACCGCCGGTTGTTCCTCGCCGGTTTGAAACCGTTGTTGGCGGTTGTTGCAGGCGCTCTGGTTGGCTACTTCCTGTTACCGCAACTGCCGCTGGTTGACGACGTGGCTACCTGGGCGCTGATGCTTTTGCTGTTCTTTATTGGGCTTCAGTTGCGTAACGCCGGGTTGTCACTGCGCAAACTGCTGATGAACCGCCAGGGTTTGGGGATTGCCCTGGCGTTGGCGTCGAGTTCTCTGCTGGCTGGCCTTGTTCTGATTCCCTGGCTGGATGTGCCCTGGCACCAGTCCCTGGCCCTGGCCTCGGGATTTGGCTGGTACTCGTTGTCTGGCATCGTGATCGGCGATGCCCTTGGGCCCGCCTGGGGCGGCGTGGCCTTCCTGAACGATGTGCTGCGGGAAATCATCGCCCTTGCCATTATTCCCCTGGTCATTGGCTCGCGCCCGGCCATGGCTATTGGCTACGGTGGCGCCACCGCCATGGATTTCACCCTTCCGGTTATCCGCAGCAGCGGTGGCCTTGCCTGCGTGCCGGTGGCGATTGCCTCCGGCTTTTTGCTGTCGTTTTTATCGCCGGTGTTAATGGGGATTTTTCTGGCTTTGGGCTGA
- a CDS encoding ABC transporter substrate-binding protein: MNRRQFLQLSVAALSALGLAGCSRSAPLQAGIHPWIGYESLYLAEEFGWLPDSVRLIKHSAASESMAGLLAGELDAAALTLDEALRVYAEGVPLRVVTVTNVSVGADVLVVKPSITSLAGLRGRPIAVELRGVSGIMLFSILERAGLSTDQISLVDLPVNRHLDAWQNGDIEASVCYEPTASLLEEAGGTRLFDSSQVPDTIFDTLVVTETAARRKPAAVRDLVYGHFRGQHHLVRSMHDALYRVATRQGVTPDSVRRSLATVMLPELAANQRYLAHHGRIEVVAKRLSDTLVREGLMARSPVYERLCDPSFLPRSVS, encoded by the coding sequence ATGAACCGCCGCCAATTCCTGCAACTGTCCGTTGCCGCCCTCTCGGCTCTGGGGTTGGCCGGTTGCTCACGATCTGCACCTTTGCAGGCCGGCATCCACCCCTGGATTGGTTACGAATCCCTGTACCTGGCAGAGGAGTTTGGCTGGCTGCCGGATTCCGTTCGGCTGATCAAACATTCGGCAGCCAGCGAGTCGATGGCGGGCTTGCTGGCCGGCGAGCTCGATGCCGCTGCCCTGACTCTGGACGAAGCGCTGCGGGTATACGCCGAGGGTGTGCCCCTGCGCGTGGTGACGGTTACCAATGTGTCTGTGGGTGCCGATGTCCTGGTGGTCAAGCCCTCCATCACCAGTCTTGCCGGGCTCAGGGGCCGGCCCATCGCCGTCGAGCTGAGGGGCGTATCGGGGATTATGCTGTTCTCTATTCTTGAACGGGCGGGGTTGAGCACCGATCAGATCTCGCTGGTTGATCTGCCGGTGAATCGCCACCTGGACGCCTGGCAAAATGGCGATATCGAGGCATCGGTATGCTACGAACCGACCGCCTCTCTACTGGAAGAGGCCGGTGGTACGCGTTTATTTGATAGCAGCCAGGTGCCCGATACCATCTTCGATACCCTGGTGGTCACCGAGACAGCCGCCCGCAGAAAACCCGCTGCGGTGCGTGATCTAGTATATGGCCACTTCCGGGGCCAGCACCACCTGGTGCGTAGCATGCATGATGCACTCTATCGAGTGGCGACCCGTCAGGGCGTAACACCGGATTCGGTGCGCCGGTCCCTGGCCACGGTTATGCTTCCAGAGCTTGCTGCCAACCAGCGATACCTGGCACATCACGGCCGAATCGAGGTGGTCGCGAAGCGACTGTCCGACACGCTGGTTCGTGAGGGATTGATGGCCAGATCGCCTGTTTACGAACGGCTTTGTGATCCGTCGTTCCTGCCCCGGAGTGTGTCGTGA